The genomic segment CAACAGCTTTTTTATATTCTTTCTTATCAACATCAACATAACATGGTGCAAAACACTTTCCAAGATGAAATAAAAAACATGGTTTTGTTTTTCTGTTGAGGTTTCTTTCACATGTTCTGACCTTATAAACCCATTGTATTATTTCTATTATTCCGCGCACCATTCCAACGTTGGAATAAGGTCCATAAAATTCTGCATTTTCTCCTTTTTTTGTTCTAACTAATTTTATTTGAGGAAAATCTTCCTTTGTTATAGCAATATAAGGATACACACGTGTATCCTTTAATAATATATTATATTTCGGTTTATGTGTAAAGATTAAATTTGATTCGAGAATTAACGCTTCATCTTCATTTCTTACAACAATGTAATCGAGATATTCTGCATTCTGAATAATAGCTTTAACCTTTTCATTTTTTTTCTGATTTGATTCATTAAAATAAGAAGATAATCTCTTTTTAATTTTTTTCGCTTTACCTATATAAATAGGTTTTGAATTTTTATCTTTAAAAATGTATACTCCCGGTTCATCAGGAATATTTTTCAGGATATTTCTATCGAGCATGTTTTCTCCTCTTTTTATTTTCATACATGTTTTTATCAGCTTTTTCGAACATTTCATCTATTGTAATATTATCATCTTTGAATTTCATACTTTTCCCTGCAGATACGGAAACATTATATATTTTTAAGTCTGCCTTTATTTTTTCTTCAATTCTTTTAATAATATCATCAAGAATTTTTTCATCTTTTGTGCTGACTAAAATAACGAATTCATCACCGCCATATCGTATAGCAAGATCAGATTTTCTTACAGAATTATTTATTATTTCTCCAACTTTCTTTAAGACATAATCTCCTGATTTATGACCAAATTTATCGTTTACAGGTTTAAAATTGTCAAGATCCAGAACAATTATTCCAAAATCTTTACCAATATATTCTTTCAGCTTTATTACCTTAGGTATTATTTCAACATAATATCTTCTATTTAATAAACCCGTTAAAGAATCTGTGAAAATATATTTTCTTGCTCTTAGCATATCTCTAAAAGATAATAGCAATGATATTCCAAAAGTTATATTATTTATATAAAAGATATCAATATTAAACAAATTAAAAATGCTAAAAGTATATATCGATATGTCGGTTACTGGTGAAGTGATGTATAATCCAAATCTTATTATTAAAATAGCTAAAAATCTCATTCCATTACTGGTAGCACCAGTATAATCATTTAGCAAAATATTACGTATTATGGCTAAAATTCCAAAAAGAATCAGCACAAATATTACTATATGTGTTCTTATATCTCTATAATAAACAACAGATGCAGTTCTCACATTCCGTCTTTTCAATGCTATGCCACACCCTTTCTCCAATAGGGTTTTTTGTTCCTCCTAAATATGATGCCAGCTGTAAGTGCAGACATTTAATACTTTCAAAATTTTTAATACCACCTATTCCTATATTTTCAAATCTTTTAATAATCCATATTTCTTGATCTTTTAAAAAAGCGTTTCTCTTTTCTTTTTCTTCGAGATGAGCATTTAAATATAATTCTTTTAAATTTTCACTGTTTTTAATTTCTTCTTCCCATTCTTTTATCTTGCCAGAAGCTTCCAGTTTTCCAACTTCTTTTGTTAAATGAGGACATGTTAACCAATAGAGGGTAGGAAAGGGTTTTCCATCTTTTAGTGGAAAACTTTGTATTACCTGTGGGAAACCAAATGAACATCTTTTTGGTATTGATATTATTTTATGAGGTTCTCTATTTATTTGTTTTTCTATTATTTCTATATCCTTTTTTGTAGGAGTAGTGATATCCATCCAGAATCTTCCTCTCTTGAAATTATATTATATTCCTTTTCAAATATTTTGTTAATTATTTCTTTTTCTCTTTCTTTATTTATTCCTGATAATATTAAATAACCATTTTCATTTAATATTTCATCTAATTTTTCATCATTGAGTAATCGTATCAATATAGGAACAACAATATTTGCTATTATTATATCGAATTTTTCTTTTTCGATTTTATAAAGCAAATCTGATTGTTTTACACTTATATTCAACCCATTCAATTCAAATGTTTCCTTAGCTTTTTCGACTGCTAAAATATCATAATCTATGGCTAAAACTTTATCTGCTCCATGTAATTTAGAAATTATAGATAATATACCTGTGCCTGTTCCTATATCAAGAACATCTGAGCCATTGTCAACAACCTTCATTAAATTTTTAGCAGCTAACTTTGTAGTTGGATGCAATCCAGTTCCAAAAGCTGTGCCAGGTATTATCTTTATTATTTTCACGTTATCCGGCAAATCATGCTCTTTATCCGGGTCAGGTATTATCCAGATATTTTTGATAAATTCAAATGGTTTCAATGAATCACGCCATGGTTTTAACCAATCATCTTCTGTAATGTCTTTTTTCGAAAGTAATTCAAGATTATCTTTTAAAAAGTCTATAACATGAGTTTCAGGATTTTTTTTGTTAATATATACTTTTATAACATTCTGTCCTTTTGTTGGTTTGTCAATATAATAATTTTTAAAATCATTTAATGAAAAAAATGTTTCAATACTCTCTTCCATGTGCATTGGTAATACAAAAATATACTCTAGAAATTCCATTATTATCACCTCAATAATAAGTATAACATTTTCTTTTAAATTTTTGTAAAACTATGCATGAAGAATAAAATAATTTATTATAATTTAGCACGACAAAAAAACAAAAACCAGCCATTTGGCTGGTTTTTGTTAAGCTGTCTTTCTGGCTTTTGCCCTTATTACACAATCATCTATACTTACTTCCCCCCGAATAACACCTTCAGCAAATAATTTGCAATTAGCATAACCACATGCGCCACAATTCATATTTGGAAGATCATTTAAAACTTCTTTTGGAGTATTATATATTATTTCAGTATTTTCTATTTCCTCTAATATATCCTCTCTCTTAACCAATTTTTCCATAACATATCCCATAATTAATATTGCGGGAATTGTTAAAGCATATCGTGTTAAAGCAAATGATAATCCTAAAAAACTCGACTCAACCATAAACATAACGACTTTTACAACAGCCCATGAACTTATGATAATCACAAGATT from the Marinitoga sp. 1197 genome contains:
- a CDS encoding GGDEF domain-containing protein, with translation MKRRNVRTASVVYYRDIRTHIVIFVLILFGILAIIRNILLNDYTGATSNGMRFLAILIIRFGLYITSPVTDISIYTFSIFNLFNIDIFYINNITFGISLLLSFRDMLRARKYIFTDSLTGLLNRRYYVEIIPKVIKLKEYIGKDFGIIVLDLDNFKPVNDKFGHKSGDYVLKKVGEIINNSVRKSDLAIRYGGDEFVILVSTKDEKILDDIIKRIEEKIKADLKIYNVSVSAGKSMKFKDDNITIDEMFEKADKNMYENKKRRKHAR
- a CDS encoding permease — encoded protein: MKKIISLIKNNKLIFISIILYTIAFFVKPEIFFKGLEMTKGFLIEMIEVMPPILIISSLITVWVPSEVIMKHFGKESGIKGKFLSIFTGAISAGPIYAAFPVAQALFLKGASIANLVIIISSWAVVKVVMFMVESSFLGLSFALTRYALTIPAILIMGYVMEKLVKREDILEEIENTEIIYNTPKEVLNDLPNMNCGACGYANCKLFAEGVIRGEVSIDDCVIRAKARKTA
- a CDS encoding 50S ribosomal protein L11 methyltransferase encodes the protein MEFLEYIFVLPMHMEESIETFFSLNDFKNYYIDKPTKGQNVIKVYINKKNPETHVIDFLKDNLELLSKKDITEDDWLKPWRDSLKPFEFIKNIWIIPDPDKEHDLPDNVKIIKIIPGTAFGTGLHPTTKLAAKNLMKVVDNGSDVLDIGTGTGILSIISKLHGADKVLAIDYDILAVEKAKETFELNGLNISVKQSDLLYKIEKEKFDIIIANIVVPILIRLLNDEKLDEILNENGYLILSGINKEREKEIINKIFEKEYNIISREEDSGWISLLLQKRI
- a CDS encoding DUF501 domain-containing protein — translated: MDITTPTKKDIEIIEKQINREPHKIISIPKRCSFGFPQVIQSFPLKDGKPFPTLYWLTCPHLTKEVGKLEASGKIKEWEEEIKNSENLKELYLNAHLEEKEKRNAFLKDQEIWIIKRFENIGIGGIKNFESIKCLHLQLASYLGGTKNPIGERVWHSIEKTECENCICCLL